In one Sphingobacterium daejeonense genomic region, the following are encoded:
- a CDS encoding RagB/SusD family nutrient uptake outer membrane protein has translation MKNIFLALSISVLLFTSCELNEIPEATATEDDIFGTESGLKTYSYSFYNNITSGSDAFKGDAMADYGAVNNLNDFIVDGSYSAETSTGWSWSALRNINHFIVKCNNPNLSESVKNNYIGIARFFRAWFYYNMVVRFGDVPWVDRPLGLEDEEKLYGKRDSRVLIMEKIMEDLDFAYANIAATSSDGTLVTKWTAMGLKSRVALFEGTFRKYHKELNLASTANQYLQLAATAAEEVMTKGPHKLNTAEGPDLSQRQLFISTKPVTNEVMLAVAFSSELAIMNDANWWWTSATYGPRYSLVRPFINTILNIDGTPYTDKANFMTEEFFEECQNRDKRLAQLIRTPGYKRGGASAPPNFASFTYTGYQPIKYTMDDPSYDNGGTNTNAVPLMRYAEILLNYAEAKAELGTLNDQDWAKTVGALRERSGVTGGTKVLPSKIDTYLQKTFFSDVTSPIILEVRRERQVELALEGFRFNDLKRWKRGELMASLPWTGIYVPALDKLIDLDHDGKVDVVFFDGNKEAPGISVPAGVAKVPIGGKANNFQTMTSTNHLEWFKAQPRTWYADGRQYLYPIPANSIVLNPQLDQNPNW, from the coding sequence CTTTCTACAACAATATAACATCAGGTTCGGATGCATTCAAAGGAGATGCAATGGCTGATTATGGAGCAGTTAACAATCTGAACGATTTTATTGTCGATGGTTCATACTCTGCAGAAACTAGTACAGGCTGGTCATGGTCTGCACTGCGGAATATTAACCATTTCATTGTGAAATGCAACAACCCCAATTTAAGTGAGTCTGTCAAGAATAATTATATCGGAATAGCTCGCTTTTTCAGAGCTTGGTTCTATTATAATATGGTGGTTAGATTTGGAGACGTACCTTGGGTAGACCGTCCATTAGGATTGGAAGATGAAGAAAAATTGTATGGTAAAAGGGATTCTAGGGTGCTTATCATGGAAAAAATAATGGAGGACCTAGACTTTGCCTATGCTAATATTGCTGCAACTTCTTCTGATGGTACGTTAGTAACTAAATGGACTGCGATGGGTCTTAAGTCAAGGGTAGCATTGTTTGAAGGAACCTTCAGAAAATATCATAAAGAATTGAACTTAGCCTCCACTGCAAATCAATACCTGCAATTGGCAGCAACTGCTGCTGAGGAGGTAATGACTAAAGGTCCTCATAAATTAAATACCGCTGAAGGTCCTGATTTGTCGCAAAGGCAGTTGTTTATCAGCACAAAACCGGTTACCAATGAAGTTATGTTGGCTGTGGCATTCAGCAGTGAATTAGCCATCATGAATGATGCAAACTGGTGGTGGACTTCAGCAACTTATGGTCCTAGATACAGTTTGGTAAGACCTTTTATCAATACTATCCTTAATATTGATGGAACGCCATATACGGACAAAGCAAACTTTATGACCGAAGAGTTTTTTGAAGAATGTCAGAACAGAGATAAACGGCTTGCTCAACTCATCCGTACCCCGGGGTATAAGAGAGGCGGTGCTTCAGCTCCACCGAATTTTGCGAGCTTCACCTACACAGGATATCAACCGATCAAATATACAATGGATGATCCTTCTTATGATAATGGAGGAACAAATACAAATGCTGTACCATTAATGCGCTATGCAGAGATTCTATTGAATTATGCTGAGGCTAAGGCTGAACTGGGCACATTGAATGATCAAGATTGGGCGAAAACTGTTGGGGCATTAAGAGAAAGAAGTGGGGTGACAGGAGGTACAAAAGTATTGCCATCTAAAATTGATACTTATTTACAAAAGACATTCTTTTCTGATGTCACCAGCCCTATTATTTTAGAAGTAAGAAGAGAGAGACAGGTTGAGCTTGCTTTAGAAGGCTTCCGGTTCAATGATCTTAAGAGATGGAAAAGAGGGGAGTTGATGGCAAGTCTTCCTTGGACTGGAATTTATGTTCCAGCATTAGACAAACTGATTGACTTAGACCATGATGGTAAAGTGGATGTTGTATTTTTTGACGGTAACAAGGAAGCGCCGGGCATTTCCGTACCAGCAGGAGTAGCTAAGGTGCCAATCGGTGGAAAAGCCAATAATTTTCAAACGATGACATCCACCAATCACCTGGAATGGTTTAAGGCTCAACCACGGACATGGTATGCGGATGGAAGGCAGTATCTCTACCCAATTCCAGCCAATTCAATTGTATTAAACCCTCAATTGGATCAGAATCCAAATTGGTAG